In Spirochaetota bacterium, the genomic window CAGCTATTCTTGCTTATCTTTCAAAGGAAATTATAACTATTGAAAGGCATAAAAAGCTTCATTTAATTGCTCAAAAAAACTTATCAAAATATAATTTTAAAAATATAAAGTTTTTGCTTTTAAATGGAGCTTATGGTTATGAAGAAGAAAAACCATATAATAAAATTATTATTACTGCTTCAATTGGAGAAAGTAATTTAAAAAAAATAAAAGAACAACTTTCAAATAATGGTATATTAGTTGCTCCTATTCAAATAACTTATGGATTACAAAAATTGATAAAAATAACCAAAATAGAAAGCAAATATATAGAAGAAGATTTTTCTTATTGTATATTTGTCCCAATAGTAGATAAAGACCCTGAATAAATTTAAATTATCTTTTTTTATAATTTATAATTGTTTCTATAATTATTATAAGAGAAAAAATTATAAAAATAAGTGCCCAAAATTTACTTTTAATATTTGTTATTAAAATTAAAATAAAAAATAAGAGTATTAGCATATTTGAAGGAACTAGTAAACTTTTATTTTTAACTGCAAAATAATATATATATAATGAAAATGAAACAACTAGTAAGAATA contains:
- a CDS encoding protein-L-isoaspartate O-methyltransferase, giving the protein MIKLFSDSFSFNNSIKKKVEEAFFYIDRADFVHPELKKEAYINNALPTYCGQTISQPQIVYEMTCLLNPEKDDKILEIGTGVGYQTAILAYLSKEIITIERHKKLHLIAQKNLSKYNFKNIKFLLLNGAYGYEEEKPYNKIIITASIGESNLKKIKEQLSNNGILVAPIQITYGLQKLIKITKIESKYIEEDFSYCIFVPIVDKDPE